One genomic region from Candidatus Binatia bacterium encodes:
- a CDS encoding type II toxin-antitoxin system prevent-host-death family antitoxin — MKKCVSKSQFKPRALEYFREVEKTGKELLITDRGTPVLRITPYAEDPEELLKPFRGTVLRYKDPTKPVRTKDWDALK; from the coding sequence ATGAAAAAATGTGTGTCAAAATCTCAATTCAAGCCGCGGGCCTTGGAATATTTCCGGGAAGTTGAAAAAACCGGGAAAGAGCTGCTCATCACCGATCGCGGAACACCGGTTCTGAGGATTACGCCGTATGCAGAGGATCCTGAAGAGTTACTCAAGCCGTTTCGCGGCACTGTGTTGAGATACAAGGATCCCACAAAGCCGGTGAGGACTAAAGACTGGGACGCCCTTAAATGA
- a CDS encoding deoxyribonuclease IV, with protein MRREKIPEVSNSRLTPSASRLTGPLLGAQMSIAGGVGNAFLHGKKVACDVIQIFTKSSRQWAAAPYSKDEIESFKHNQKETGIATAVAHDSYLLNLGTPDEMLRKKSIRAFIDEMERCETLSVPNLIAHPGAHVGAGEEAGIQTIARSLDEVHTACAGFKVKVALEITAGQGSCLGYRFEQIRDIIDAAKESERLRVCFDTEHAFAAGYDIRTKDGYDRTFGEFDEMIGINLLAAFHLNDSKKEFHSRVDRHEHIGKGQIGVEGFRLLLNDRRFWGIPMCLETPKGPDLKEDAENLTLLRSLVTS; from the coding sequence ATGAGGCGAGAGAAAATCCCTGAAGTTTCCAACTCACGCCTCACGCCTTCCGCCTCTCGCCTAACTGGCCCTTTATTGGGCGCGCAGATGTCGATCGCCGGCGGCGTGGGCAACGCGTTCCTCCATGGCAAGAAAGTCGCCTGCGACGTGATCCAGATTTTCACCAAGTCGTCGCGCCAGTGGGCGGCGGCGCCGTATAGCAAAGACGAGATCGAGAGTTTCAAGCACAATCAAAAAGAGACGGGGATCGCCACGGCGGTGGCGCACGACTCTTACTTGCTGAACCTCGGCACGCCCGACGAGATGCTAAGAAAAAAGTCGATCCGCGCCTTCATCGACGAGATGGAGCGCTGCGAGACGTTGTCCGTGCCGAACCTCATCGCGCATCCCGGCGCTCACGTCGGCGCGGGAGAAGAAGCAGGCATCCAGACGATCGCGCGCTCGTTGGACGAAGTCCATACGGCGTGCGCCGGATTCAAAGTCAAAGTCGCGCTGGAGATCACCGCCGGACAGGGGAGCTGCCTCGGCTACCGCTTCGAGCAGATCCGCGATATCATCGACGCCGCGAAAGAGAGCGAGCGGCTCCGCGTCTGCTTCGACACCGAGCATGCTTTCGCCGCGGGCTACGACATCCGGACCAAGGACGGCTACGACCGGACCTTCGGCGAATTCGACGAGATGATCGGCATCAACTTGCTCGCCGCGTTTCACCTCAACGACTCGAAAAAGGAATTCCATTCGCGCGTGGACCGCCACGAGCACATCGGCAAGGGGCAGATCGGCGTGGAAGGATTTCGCCTGCTGCTGAACGACCGCCGCTTCTGGGGCATCCCGATGTGCCTGGAGACGCCGAAGGGGCCGGATCTGAAAGAGGACGCGGAGAATCTGACTCTGCTGCGAAGCCTGGTGACAAGTTGA